The following nucleotide sequence is from Bos indicus x Bos taurus breed Angus x Brahman F1 hybrid chromosome 26, Bos_hybrid_MaternalHap_v2.0, whole genome shotgun sequence.
TGGAGAAAGACTGGTCTATCAAATGCATGTTGCTAGGATAGTTGGATATCTCCATGGGGAGAAAAAGTGTATTTTGACTTGTAACTTTACAATACACAAAGCTCAATTCcagataaaaatatgaaaggtaaaaacataataaaaatttcaCAAGAAAATGCAGGAGAACATCTTCATGTAAAATATAGGCAAGGATACCAGCAACTCTAAATGTAAAGGTAGGGGAGGATGGGTAAATTGGACTATATTAAgaacttctgttcatcaaaagttaccattaagaaagtgaaaagtcgaGCCACAGAGTGTGAGAAGTTCTCAAGATATACATAtctaataaagggcttccctggtggctagtaaagaatccacctgcaatgcgggagacatgggttcgattcctggattgggaagatcccctggaggagggcatagcaacctactccagtattcttgcctggagaatcccatggacagaggagcctggtgggctacagtccatggggttgcaaagggtcggacacgtctgagcgactaagcacagcacgatAAAGAACTCATATCCAGAATATTGTTAAGAACTCTTACATATTAATTAGATGGACAACCTGATagagaaatgaacaaaagacttgaacagatgCTTCACTGGGTATGAAATAGAGGTTATATAAGTGGGAAGTTAACAAGTACACAGCTTAATTAATTATCAAgtcatacaaattaaaaccagtgTGATACCACCATACACCCATCAagatggctaaaatgaaaaaggcaaaaaaataccTGGGCGTTGGTGAGGGTGTGTGGCAACAAGACTCTTGTTCTGCACTGATGGGAGTACAGATCGGAATACTCACTTTGAAAAACTATCTGGCATTATCTGAAGCGGAACATATGCATACCCTTTGGGCCAGCAGTTTCAGCTGTCAGGGATGTAGAGCCCTTGGTGGTACACGGCGGGGCTCCTGGCATGCTGGTAGCCTTCTGTTTCTAGACATTAGTGTTGATTTCATGGATGTGTTCATTTTGTGACAATTCACCAAGCCTCTACCCTTAGGACTGCtgtgcttttctgtgtgtgtgctatgcTTTGAGAAAAAATTAAGCATATATACTGAGACATGACTGACCTTTAGCTTTAGATGCCTACTGCTGGCTATCAAAGATAACTTTCTTAGATAGTAAATTACTCATTAAGTAGTTGGGGTTTAGGGAAAGAAATTTTTAGCATAAGGCGTATTTTAGAACATGtgcataaatatgtttttattggaAGGAAAAACTTGTTGTCTCCTACGTGCTAGACTTCCTCAGCTTGTTTTTACTAGAAAACTTTTTGGTTATTTGATTTGTGAATTTGGGCCAAACACCTATGTGAAGACCAGTTTTTAGTTTATAATTGCAAAATCTGACATGAGAGTTTCTCTCCGTCAGCatcaggtatttttttcttttctgtaaaatttttttttctttttctcagaatgAGTAGGATGGTGAGTGGTGGTAGAGGTGGTGATTTGGATTTCTAGAGCAGGGGTCACAAAGTTTCAGCCCGTAGGCCAAACCTGGCTCTGTGCCTGCTTGGACCCTGATGaatgaaagattgagggcaggaggagaaggggacgacaggataagatggttggatggcatcactgactcaatggacatgggtttgtgtggactccaggagttggtgatggacagggagacctgacgtgctgtggttcatgggatcgcaaagagttggacacgactgagcaactgaactgaattgaatttagACCATGATCACGTTTATTCCTATacgtattgtctgtggctgcttttagCTATAGTGACAGTCACAGGCTAAAATATTTCCTATCTGGCCCGTTTCAGAAAGTTTGCCACCACTGTTCTAGATCACCTACTTCTAGAGTTCTCATTCATGTGAGAATGTTGTTTTAAGACCCTTTGCTGTGTGATATGGTAGTcactagccacatgtagctatttcacttttaaattaaacaaaactCAAGTCATTTGTATGAGCCGCATTTGAGCACTCAGTAGCTGCATGTGGCGAGTGGCACCTGTACCGGCCAGCGCAGGCACTGGTACAGTGCCGTGGTACGGACGGCACCATGGGCATCGTCCAGAAGTTCTCTCCACCAGCCCTGTTTGAGCCACTTGGTTTCTCTACTGTCTCCTGCAATGATAATCCCTGCTGATATGCCGATTTCTTTcatctgggtttttctttttgtaatttctttccATCCATTCAAACTAAGTTTGTATCccagtttatttaaatattaaatatatgactTGTTGACTGTTTTTTGTATGTCCTCTTTAGTTCACCAGGAAGATTATAAGGTATTTAAAAGCAGGGACTGTGTTCTCTTGCTTTGTAGTACCTGGCCCATAATAATCTTCGTCAGTGTTGTTGTTTTAATACATACTGCATCTCCCTAAATagtgtaaaattattttattttccccctaTAGGTATAACGAACTGTAAACTCcagaaatattcatatatatacacatatatatatcaaaatcaAAGATGGGTGAGAAGAAACCGGAGCCTTTGGACTTTGTGAAAGATTTCCAGGAATACCTAACTCAGCAGACCCATCATGTCAACATGATTTCTGGATCAGTTAGTGGGGACAAAGAAGCAGAGGCTCTTCAGGGAGGTAGATTCCTCTTAATAccattaaataattcattttttatacaTGTAATGTTTGTGTGTTGTTATCCATAGTATGAAGCCACTGTTGCTCGCTAATGTGAATCATTCTCTTTTGGGCAGAAGATGggcagtttttttcccccttctttaaaCGGGTCAGGTTTTGCTGAGGGAGAGGacccccccacctcccgcccccgcccccaccccagagcTCACCCTGGGGTCCAGAGATGCGTTCTCTCCTGTGCAAAAGTTGGGGTTTctaaatttccttcccattctccAGGTTCCATTAGCTAACAGTGGGTACAAGGAGCCCAAAGGGAGTCCATCTTCACTACACAAGGCCTTTGTATTAGACCTGAGACAAAATAGaggtttctgtttcttctcttaaaATGAAGAGAGGGCCCACCATGTGTGCTCACCTAGGAGGTGAAACTAGCCAAGAGAAAGCAGTGAGTACTTGAACCTGTCCTGTCTGCCCTACAGAGAGACCGGCGGGTTTGCTCCCACACGAAGACTGGGGTCTCTTCCTGACCCTCGCTCGGGAGGCAGCAAACTGCAGCCTGTGGGCCCCATCTGGACTGCTGGTGTGGTTGCTAAGAGTGGTTTCTACATTTGTAAATGGTtggtgggaaaaagaaaaataatgtcatgacacatgaaaattaaCACGAAATTTAAACTTCAGCATCCATAGTTTTACTGAAACATAGCCATGCTTGCTGACCTATTTTCTATAACTGTTTTTGAGTTATAGCAGCAGAGTCGAGTAGCTGTGAGAGACCCCGTGGCCCACAAAGCCTGTATTTGCTATCTGACCCTTGTGGGAAAAGTATGCTAACCTTTGACCTAGATGGCCTAGGGCTTTGTAATCCAGGGACCAGCAACAGCAGAGAGCTGGTGAGAAATGCAAACCATCAGGTCCCACCCCAGATCTACTGTATCAGTAGGTGTATTTTAATACACTCCCCAAGTGATTCCATATGCATGTAAAATTTTGGAAGTCACTGCCTTAGAAAAGCAATGGGAGAAAGGGGGACACTGAGCCTTGTTGTCCCTCCTGTGCAATGGACCCATTGGATTTTGGACTTGCACCAACCAGCAaagtcccttctctcctcctggtGAGGTTTGGAGGAAGCCGTAGAGCAGAGGGCTCAAACTGTCCATACATCCATGGCTGCCTCCTGAAGATGGCGTAGAAGTGCTTTTCCCATGAAATTGGAGGAATAGACACTCCCTCTTAATGCTCTAGTGTACAATTCCTGGACTCAGATCCGAGAGAGCAGGGTTGTAGTCCCCACCATCTGCTGGTTTTCCAGACCTGAGCACTTGCTCCTTCAGTTTACCTATACAAAGTAGTTGATTAAAATTGAACAGCAGAACATCTGTTAACTGAAATTCTTACAGGTTATAACATCCAGAGATATCAGGTACAATATTCCCCTTTATGTGCTTAATTAGAATTTTAAGATCCTAAATGCAACCCAGGGTCTAGAACATAGATGTAAGCTGAGTGGAACTATAAAACTCAACATGAATTACTCTAGATTAAATAGACTAGGATTTGTGAAGATGATCATGACAGCCCATTGTATTTGTAGAAGCGGCTAGAATCTTAAACATGTAATTGCCATCACTGTTTACTCCCCTTTTCTCCTTACCTGTCAGATAAAGGTAATGCCCTGTTCTCTTCCTCAAAAGCACATTGAGCACTGATATGTGTTAGTGATTTGAGACCCCCCTCATATGATGCTGCTTTTGTATGGAATTAATGTCAGTTCAGAAAGACTGTGTGATTTTTGtgaatttaacttttatgcaaagTGACCTGTCAGTTTATGAAAGATTTCCTACCACTCAACACTAAATTGCTAAATTGAGTTGATGCTGAGATGAATAATTTCTTTTGCTATACTTTGTTTGTAGCTGGAACAGATGGTGATCAAAATGGACTTGATCACCCATCTGTTGAAGTTTCCCTGGATGAAAACTCAGGAATGTTAGTAGACGGGTTTGAAAGGACCTTTGATGGAAAGCTCAAGTGTCGGTATTGCAACTATGCCAGCAAAGGCACCGCCCGGCTCATTGAACACATTAGAATTCACACAGGTAACAGAGAAGGGGCTGGAGAGGGGCCAAGGAGGGCAGGTTGATCTGTCATATAAATAGTTGTGATTGTTTGAAAATGAAGGTTGATGTAAGGTTTGAGTAAATGGAGAAGTGAATCCAGTTTTATAAAGCAATAGCATGACAGCATACAAGGAAGGAAGGTCCCTTGTAAGCTTTCCCTTCCTTAGCTATCTTCCTTTGTGATCTAAACTCAGTATCTGTCAGCTTCTCATGTTGGCCAGCTTAATGCTGAAGGCAGAATGAaggataaatatatttatctttatcctGTCTAAGTGCATTGCCATTGCAGACTAGGGAGGAGGTTTCTGTAAAATTGCAGGCAACACTGCTAACCCTTAGACGTTGCCTTAGCCATCCCTTCTGTGAAAGGAATATATTCCACTAGTCAGTATAGTATGAAGATTGTTGTATGCAGCTTCTTTAACGGATTTTAATAATCTtttgtacatgtgtgtatttccgaaaagcattttatttttgatgagttTCTAAATAATGAATGGACAAAATATGAAACTTTTCATAAATGAGCTACTCCTGCAGTTTCTctcccatttttccttttaaacaggTGAGAAACCTCATCGATGTCACTTGTGTCCATTTGCATCTGCCTATGAGCGTCATCTGGAAGCCCACATGCGTTCCCATACAGGAGAAAAACCATACAAATGTGAATTGTGTTCCTTCCGCTGCAGTGACCGAAGCAACCTGTCCCATCATCGAAGGCGCAAGCATAAAATGGTACCAATTAAAGGTACTAGGTCTTCCTTAAGCAGCAAGAAAATGTGGGGGGTTTTACAGAAGAAAACTAGCAACCTGAACTATAGCAGAAGAGCACTCATCAACTTAAGCCCaccttccatggtggttcagaaGCCAGACTACCTTAATGATTTTACCCACGAAATCCCAAATATCCAGACTGACTCCTATGAAAGTATGGCGAAAACTACACCAACTGGAGGCCTGCCAAGAGACCCCCAAGAACTCATGGTCGACAACCCTTTAAACCAGCTCTCAACTCTAGCTGGACAGCTGTCCAGTTTGCCACCTGAAAACCAAAACCCCGCGTCCCCTGACGTAGTTCCCTGCGCCGAGGAGAAGCCCTTCATGATGCAGCAGCCCTCCGCCCAGGCAGTGGTTTCTGCCGTGTCAGCAAGTCTTCCTCAGAGCTCCTCTCCCGCCAGCCCAGAGCCTCGGCCGCCACACGGCCAGAGGAACTACAGTCCGGTGGCAGGGCCGAGCAGTGAGCCAAGTGCCCACACAAGTACTCCAAGCATGGGAAACAGCCAGCCGAGCACTCCAGCTCCCACCCTGCCAGTCCAGGACCCGCAGCTTCTCCACCACTGCCAGCACTGTGACATGTACTTTGCCGATAATATCCTTTACACTATTCACATGGGATGTCATGGGTATGAAAATCCTTTTCAGTGTAACATATGTGGGTGCAAATGTAAAAACAAGTATGATTTTGCCTGTCATTTTGcaagagggcaacataaccaacACTGAACACAATCACACTCTGCTTTCCTCGCTTGGCCTTTTTGTGTTTTGCAGTTTACTGTTGttttttgtgggggaggggtggggtggtgtcATCCCTAATAAGGTGTCTGCTAATTTAAAGTTTTATACATACAGAGTATAAGTTTGACAGTGGAAACAAAATGTccgttttcttttttcatagaaGCCTCATCAGGGTCATTTATGTAttagaagagttggacacattggtatcttaacttttttcctttcatttagaCATTTGAGAATTTGAGTACAATCATAATCTTACAAGTGGTTATTTAAATTTCTCACATTTACAGTCCATAAAAACGTCAAGGCTGATGGATACTCTTGGTATTTCAACATCTAAATTACAGCTAGGTGTTATTTCTGCCATAATTTCAAAATGGTAGAATAAAttactttctctttcaaaatctATTCCAACTTATTTCAATGATATTTAGAGGAATTGCCTTTGAAATTGCCCTTAATTAAAAATTAGTTAACGTAGCTTAGTTGTTAAATTAAGTTGTTTAATTTCAACTGGTAATAGTAAAGCAGTATCAGTGTagtaaatctttcttttttccataagggcaaatgtaaaacatttaattcttttaaaattaaagttataaatatatgaagtaaaatttctgaaaataaatgaaactttaaaactgtaaattgaaagtggagtttaatatttaaaatacctgCTTATTCAGCTTCTAGTTTAAACAGCAGTTTTCcattgtattctttttattgtaatttattttaaaaactaccaGTAAGTACTCCAGAACGCTAGAAATATCAGAGGGTTATCTATGAAGatgccttttttccttttaatttgaatttttcatttaaatcttcATTCTAATGTTACATATGAATTTTACAACCAAACTGAGAATCTGTTATTCCTTCCATTCCTTTGATGACCAAAGAGGTACAGTGGAAGTCATCCATCTTATTCCTAGGAAATGTGGTCcttccaaacaaaaaaaaatctgaagttt
It contains:
- the IKZF5 gene encoding zinc finger protein Pegasus, with product MGEKKPEPLDFVKDFQEYLTQQTHHVNMISGSVSGDKEAEALQGAGTDGDQNGLDHPSVEVSLDENSGMLVDGFERTFDGKLKCRYCNYASKGTARLIEHIRIHTGEKPHRCHLCPFASAYERHLEAHMRSHTGEKPYKCELCSFRCSDRSNLSHHRRRKHKMVPIKGTRSSLSSKKMWGVLQKKTSNLNYSRRALINLSPPSMVVQKPDYLNDFTHEIPNIQTDSYESMAKTTPTGGLPRDPQELMVDNPLNQLSTLAGQLSSLPPENQNPASPDVVPCAEEKPFMMQQPSAQAVVSAVSASLPQSSSPASPEPRPPHGQRNYSPVAGPSSEPSAHTSTPSMGNSQPSTPAPTLPVQDPQLLHHCQHCDMYFADNILYTIHMGCHGYENPFQCNICGCKCKNKYDFACHFARGQHNQH